The Arachis ipaensis cultivar K30076 chromosome B07, Araip1.1, whole genome shotgun sequence genome includes a window with the following:
- the LOC110264752 gene encoding uncharacterized protein LOC110264752, protein MLMTRRIGMEGMEKFIQIVASRLMCVSRTTELVGAEHQVTVGRVAELEKLLKEKDVAMEKVLKEKDDVITKMKLSEDEVTRLRNQIRLLQSEIKDSDLAKGQLTSRVHELEELGIEMFASGFDRAVSQIVALAPEFDCSRLDVTKVVIDGKLVVDGTVEDHDENVPPT, encoded by the exons ATGCTCATGACTCGCCGTATTGGTATGGAGGGCATGGAAAAATTTATTCAG ATCGTTGCCTCGCGTCTTATGTGTGTCAGCCGCACTACGGAATTGGTTGGGGCCGAGCATCAGGTTACTGTGGGGAGGGTTGCTGAATTAGAGAAGCTATTGAAGGAAAAGGATGTTGCTATGGAGAAAGTTCTGAAGGAGAAGGATGATGTGATAACGAAGATGAAGTTGTCTGAAGACGAGGTTACCCGTCTCAGAAACCAGATCCGACTCCTGCAGTCTGAGATTAAGGATAGTGATTTGGCTAAAGGGCAGTTGACTTCCCGAGTTCATGAATTAGAAGAGTTGGGCATAGAAATGTTTGCTTCTGGTTTTGACCGGGCCGTTAGTCAGATTGTGGCCTTGGCACCTGAGTTTGATTGTTCTCGGCTAGACGTGACAAAAGTCGTAATTGATGGGAAGTTGGTGGTGGACGGTACGGTGGAGGATCATGACGAGAACGTCCCTCCTACCTGA